Genomic DNA from Setaria italica strain Yugu1 chromosome V, Setaria_italica_v2.0, whole genome shotgun sequence:
tCTCCTTTAGAGAGTCTGTTCACTTGGAGAATGCTAAATTTCTAGGGCTAAGTAGCatttgtagtttttttttggctttctTGGATCTTGGTAAACTGATGGTTCTGTGACAGGATCCTAGTAAGGGTGCCTGCTTCTTTTTTCCCTTGATAATGCCTGTGCAGAGAAACACATGCAGCTGCAATGTTTGCTATAAAATTTTAACTAAATTGTATTTCAGTGAGATGCTGTCCCCTCCCCTTTACGGTATGCACCCACAAATACCAGCTGAAAGTTTGGCATGCACCCACAGATCATCAACCCCATGACTGAGCTGCCCCTGATATTCTTTGCACACACAACCTTGGGCACTATTTCTTATTTGAAAATGCTGCCACAGTACATACTTTTGCTTCATGATTTGATTGGTAATAAGGTGGGGAAACATTTCCCTCTTAAGATTctcaaaaagagagagagagaagaaaagatGTGTGATTTCAAGAATACTTGCTGTAAAATTTATAAAATGCATCTTTTATCAATGCTTGATTTTTGAATATTGTGAAGCCTGACTGACATGAAAGTGCTTGTTTGTGTTCAACTGTGTGCTACTATGTACTGACACCTAACAAGTCTGGATATAGTGCTGTTTTAATTACACTGTCAGTGTCAGTATTAGCTACCTTGGGTAGAACCAAGTCCACCATCATTGTCTAATGATCATATTTGCTTGCTACATAGGGCAATGCTATTTATTCTGCTATATTGATTCTGACAATTTGTCTATTGCTATTTATTCTGCTATATTTATTCTGACAATTTTATTTTGTGATCTTCAGGCTAGGCTGCTCAGAGGCAACTTCATTGTTGGCCCGCAGAGTGTTTACAAGACCCACGAGGAGCTCTGGGACGGTGAACTTTAGGAAGGATACGTTAGGGTCCGTTGGTTCATTTTTTATCTCTGGATTTGCTTGTCAGAAATGAAGGTTCAGTGCGCGAAAGCCCTGATTCTCCTGTATCACGAACTACGCTGTCGCTTTGGATCTTGGTTTTCTGGTAACCGTGACCGAAGCAGTTAATCTGCTGGCATAATTTGTCCTGTGCTACGTGCTAGTTTGTATCTGCCACTCGAAATTGCATCTACTTAatttttctttctgaattcGATTAACTTGCTAGCCTATgccttcgcaaaaaaaaaaaaatgctagccTATGCAAACAAATGAGTGAATGACCGTGCTGGTGCGGTGTTGCCTGCCCCGGTAGCGGTGCGAGGAGCAGCCGCTCTGTGAGCGCGTCTGCACTGCACGTGCAGTGACGAGGCGGAGAGCGAAGCCTCCTCGCGGCTGCGGTCCGGGTTCAGCCGGGGCGGGACTAGCAGCCTCATCGTCGAAGGCTGTCGTTCTCGAGTCTCCACTCTCCAGAATCGGTCCCGTTTACGGCGCATGCGACCTGTGCTCTTCCCGTTCGGCGTGATGAGCTCGTAGCAGTTTTCGTTCTGCACCCTCGTGATTTGTTCAGTGGCATTGCACGCAGGTTAGATTCCGTCCGCAGCCCATATTGGCGTATACATACAGGCCAGGTGcgactgacatgtgggccccgcGGTTCCGGCATCTTCAGCTCGGGGTCTCCTTGGCCCGCGCGCTCCACTGACCGGGACACGTCAGTCCGTGTCAGATTCCGTCGCGTTGTCATGGGTGGTGGTCTTCACCCCTCCCTGTCAAGTGGTGGTGCCAACTTCCAAACGGTGCCCAGCTCGGctcccaccaggccaccaccgtCGCTctcggcggcggagaggagagaGGCGGAGAGAAAACAAGAGGAAGGAGATGGCCGCCTATTTCACGCTCAACACCGGGGCCCGCATCCCCTCGGTGGGGCTCGGCACCTACAAGGCCGgccccggcgtcgtcggcgacgcgatcgccgccgccgtcaaggTCTTATCTCCCTCCCAAACACTTTCTTGTTCCGAGCTTTACACCCGCTTTTGCTGTTCCGAGCTTGTTTTGCTCAGAAGCATGCTCTGCACGCGTGCTGCTTCAGAGCCCGGGCCTTGATTGTTGATTCTGCTTGCTTGCTCGTCATGGCAGGCCGGGTACCGGCACATCGACTGCGCGTCCCTGTACAACAACGAGAAGGAGGTAGCACTAATCTATCCCATAAATCGCGTGGCAAAGTGCCACCTCAATTTTACGAATTCCTGTGTCATTTTCTGTTGGTGCAAATCGGTAAACCTTTTTGTGTGCCTAGATTGGTGTTGCTCTGAAGAAAGTCTTCGCTGATGGCGTCGTCAAGCGAGAAGACCTGTTCGTCACCTCCAAGATATGGTATTGATTCTCTTGGAGTTACCACTGAAGCTCAGCTGCTCAGGGTATTGATTCCCATTTAGTCACTTGCTCCTGTCCATCAATCTCGTCACAACCGGAGAATCAAGCTTTGCAGGTGCAGCGATCTCGCACCCGAAGACGTTTCGCTGGCAATCGACAGCACTCTGAATGATTTGCAGCTGGATTATCTTGATCTGTACCTGGTAAATTGACTATTTACAGTACAACattgggcaaaaaaaaaaggcttgcCATTTCGTCTTGGTACTGACAGGTGACAACTTTGGGATCTCTGTAGATTCACTGGCCCTTTCAGATCAAGAAAGGCAGTGAAATCAGCCGTGAGAACTTCATCCAGTTCGACATGCCCAAGACCTGGCAAGCAATGGAGAAGCTGTACGATTTTGGCAAAGCTCGCGCGGTCGGCGTGAGCAATTTTACGACGAAGAAGTTGGCCGATTTGCTTGCTTTAGCCCGTGTTCCTCCCGCCGTTAATCAGGTGGAGTGCCACCCCGGCTGGCAACAAGCGAAACTCAGATCGTTCTGCCACTCCACTGGAGTTCATTTCTCTGTAAGTCAACATGATTTGAAGCTTTATACTTGGCATGTAAAGATTCTGGGCACCGTGCTCATGTTCTTTCTTCAGGCGTATGCGCCGCTGGGCAGGATGAAAGTCGTTGCAAATAACCCGGTGGTGACATCAATAGCCGAGAGCTTGGGGAAGACTCCGGCGCAAGTTGCTCTACGGTGGGGGATCCAACAGGGTCAGAGCGTGCTTCCTAAAAGTGCCAATGAGTCAAGGTTGAAGGAGAACATCGACCTGTTTGGTTGGTCTATTCCTGAGGAACTGTGTGCCAAGTTTTCTGAAATTGAACAGGTAAAGCCCCTTTTCAGTTGTTTAGCTGAGGTGCATAAAATGCATTTTCTTAACTCTACTTTTCATCAGTAAAATTTGGATATGTGCAAGTCTGCATATATAAGGTTTGTAACATAGAAGTACTTCAGTTTAATAGAACGCCATAACTAACACATAAGTATATGACTGCTTTGCTTACtgattttatatgaaaaattgaGAATTGATAGAACTGCAACTGAAATATGTCTTCTTCATGGTGAACAGGTTAAGCAAATCAGAAACGATTCCTTCGTGCACCCTCAGGGTATGTACAAAACAATTGAGGAGCTCTGGGACGGTGAGATATGAATGAAAATCATCGCCGGTATGAAATCGAATCCGTGACCAGTGTAATACTGAAGCTCGACATTTCCAAAGCTTTCGACTCTGTGCGTTGGGACTACTTGCTAGACCTACTGCAACGCCGAGGATTTCCGCCAAGATGGAGAAGCTAGGTCACAACTTTACTAAGCACCGTCACATCCAAGGTCCTCCTGAATGGCACGTCGGGAGAGGACATCTAGCATGGCAGAGGCCTCCGATAAGGGGACCTGCTATCACCGTTTCTTTTCGTCCTAGCAATCGACCCTCTGCAAAAATTACTGCACCTTGCGACTAAAAATAGGGCTATGTTGAAACTAAGAGGTAAAAGTGCTCAGCTACGCCTATCTTTATACACGGACGACACAGCAATTTTCATAAACCCGACAACAGCAAACGTGCGGAACATCAAAGACCTGCTGGACAGATTTGGACGTGTCCCAGGCCTAAGCACTAACATTTAGAAAAGCTCGATGGCTCCCATCCGTTGCAACGGAATCAACCTAGATTTGATCCTAGCTCCCTTCCCGGCAGCCAAAACATCATTTCCAATCAAATACCTGGGCCTACCTCTCTCTCTTTGGGCAGACTGCAAAAAGTTCACTTCCAGACACTCTCCGACAAAGTGAGTGCAAGGTTAGCCAACTAGGCTGGCAAGCTGCTCACCCCTGCCAACTAGGTTGGCAAGCTGCTCACCCCAGTAGGTAGAACACTAGTCAGAGCGATCCTTTCTTCGCAGTCGATTTACTACATCTCCGCCCTGAATGCTCCAGCGTCAATACTAGAAGAAATTGACAGACAACAAAAGTGTTTCCTTTGGATCGGCACGGACCAGATCGCGGGAGGGAAGTGCAAGGTTGCATGGCGCACAGCATGCAAGCCAACTAAATTGGGTGGCCTAGGAATTCTACATCTAAAGAAGTTCGCAAGAGCCCTAAGACTACGCTGGCTATGGCACGAATGGAAAGAGCCGCGCAAACCATGGGTCGACATGCCAACACCGTGTAATGAGAGAGATAGaactctgttcgcttcagcaaCGACCATCACGTTAGGAGACGGGAAGAAGGCTAAATTCTGGGAGTCGGCTTGGCTGCAAGGGGAGGCATCGAAAAATATTGCGCCGGCGGTGTACGAAAtatcaaaaagaaagaaaagaatggTCAAGGACGCATTAACAATAGACAGGTGGATATCAGACATTAACGTGGCTATCATTTCGTCACCCACACACCTATCAGAATTCACTTTACTCCCACACACCTATCAGAATTCACTTTACTCTGGGCTCGAACAAGATCAATTCAACTAAACCAAGGAACGCTGGACTCCATAACCTGGAATTTGACCAAGCACAGTGAGACACAACTACTTCGGCATACATGGCGCAGTTCCAATCTTCGACACCCTCCGACATGGAGTGCCTCATCTGGAGAACTTGTGCACCGCCCAAGTGTAAATTTTTCTCATGGCTGGTCTATCAAAATCGGCTATGGACAGAGGACCGACTGATAATTAGAGGTTGGTCCAACCAAAAGGTTTGCATGCTCTATCACTCGCACAACGAAACACTCCTACATCTCCTTACGCAATGCCGATATACTATACGAGTCCAGGATAAAATATTTGAGTGGACGGCTGCACACGTACCTGCTAGAGGGGATTGGTCTCAATTCCAAACCGTTGGCCAATGGTGGGCACATATAGCTGAAGGGATTACGATCTCTGATCATCCTAGTATCTTGGGAAGTTTGGAAGGAACGCAATACTAGAGTTTTCCAACGCAAGTTCTAAAGTCTGGAACAAATACTCGGCAAGATCAAGGAGGAGGTGCGATGTTGGATCTTGACCGGCGCAAAACATCTAGGCTCTATATGCCAATTGGGAGAGTGACCACTTTtcacttttctttctttgatacGACTGTACATATTTCAGTGATaccttttttcctattttttattGGCTTAGGCCTTGTAACTCTCTCTTTTATTAATTAATACAAGCctacagtttcaaaaaaaaaatccatgccACGAAATAGGCACACTTTTGTCTTTGAAGGGAAAATAATAAAGAAGTAGGTATCATGCCGTCGTAGTGAAGTTCGTTCAAAAAGAAACGAGCATCGCGTGCATTTTGttgcaattttttgtttggcaGGATTAAGTGACGTCAGCATTGTTGCATGGTCCGCATGAGGATCCAGTGACGAGGCTAGGAATAAAGCATAGAACAGACAAATTTACAACACTACGAGTactctcctttttctttctgctCTAGTGGCTAGTGCACGTTTTATCGATGGCTTTGATCGTAGCTTTTAGACAATGCAGTAGTGAATAGTCACATCCCGGTCTAGCCAAGTTTCTATTACATTATCTCAGCTGTTCAGCACATAGCTGATCACGGAGCTAGCTTTGGGCATAGCATAGCCCTTTTATTCCATAATAAACACAGTGATAACTGGTGAGAAAAGCATCGAGCGGCAACACTGATTTCTTCTCTGAAGCCGAAAGAGAAGGCAAGCTAGATAATCAGCATTTGCCGGCATTCAGATCACCACACCCCCAAGTTATGCAACAACAGTCGCAGGCGTGCAGCGGCGCTGGCAGAAGTTGGTGAGCAAGTCGGCGCACCGGTAGACGGGCGGTTCCTGGCTGATGCTGCTGCCGTCGGCAGTGTACCTGACGCATTTCCTGCACGCCGGGTGGCACCCGCGCTCCGAGAAGTCCATGCAATTGCACTGCGGCGGGTACATCAGGAGGCACAGGCCGCACTTGTCGCAGCACGGCCACGCCCTCGCGTTTGTGTCCATGGCGAACGCCgcgcctccttcctcctcctcgcttcCTGCGGCAACCAGTTGAGCCAAAGTAACCGTGCGTCTCCCAGCTAATAACAAGTGGTTCTGAAAAATTGGGGGAGGAGTTCTCTCACCTTTGCAGAGTGGCAGAGTTGCGAGGACGGCGAGAACAGCCAGTGCGACGAGCAACACCTGAGGCCTACTCATGTTTGTTTCTCCTTGCAAGAACGAACAGGAACAGCCAGTGTGGCGAGTCTGTTGCTTGGATTTCCCTGCTACCGTCAGGCCATCTTGTAGGAGGGATGCCCGTCAGGCCGTCACAGCTGTGTGCTGCCCCGCTTGCTTGCGCACAGAGAAAGTGATGAGAAGGGAGCAAAATGACAAATAGTAAAAAAGTGGGTGCTTAGAAGAGGACGTATGACACGTCTAACAGTTGGCACGAGCAAGAGCAAGCACTACGGAACGATGGACCGCATCATCGTTCCTCATCCATCGACGGATCGACCTTTTTTTTCTCCCCAAGAACTATCTCCCCGCTGAGGCATTTCTCGGGTATAACGAAAATAACGACATCTTAGAGTAAGAATTGTAATGGCACGCTTCAAATATTGCAAATAGGCTGCCTGGCCAAATGTTACATTAAATCATTTCAGCACATAGCTTTGAGCATACCACAGCCCATTATTCCAGAAACACAGTTTACAGTAAGGAACGACGAGCAATCATCACTTTTATTTCCCCTCTGGTCTCTGCATCTTGAGCAAGTATTCAGCCGACCGCCCAAGTACTATGCACCAGCTGCTGCAGGCGTGCAGAAGTTGGTGATGACTCCAAATCATGCGGCCGGCGTGCAGCGGCGAGTTGGTGATCATGTCGGCGCAACGGAAGACCTCGCTGCCGTCGTCATCGCTGGACTCCTGCACGCCGAGTGGCACCCGCGGGGCGACGAGTCCGCGCACCGGCACCTGGGCGGGAAGGACCTGGTGCGCACGCTGCAGGTGTCGCAGCACGGCCACGCGCTCCCCCATCCCGTTCCCAATTCACTATGTGCATAAACGATACTTCCGGCACCATGCGTATTGCTTATCCGGCTCATAAGAAATCTAATCAGATgcattttgttaaaaaaaatacattattGCTTGACGACAATGGTAGctggttgcaggcttgcagctttGCTCTCAGTACAACCTTTGGCTTTTCGCATGGGGGGTCACGACCCAAAAGTTACGGTGACTGTAATGGCAATCAGATTAGTACAAATACATCTCCTTTCACCTTGCATTGAGAAGTATTTCCATATCTGAGAAACTAATGCATCTCTAGTAATCTCTCTCGTCGTTGCGTCTTGCACTTTGCACTTGCACGGGCTCTCATCAAGTCCTCAAGGTGCCGTGAAAAACTTGCACTGAACCTCTCTGGTCTTGTGGTTTGGGCAAAAAATATAGTTGCACAGCCCACCCAACTCCTTCGATAAAAACGAGCCCATACAGGAAAGCCCAAGTTACCCGGCCCAACTCTTACGTGTATTTATGATCACTTTTGTAGTGCGCATCGCTTTTTCAAAAATTACGGTTTGGTATAAATAAATGCGAGCCGGCTTACATCCAGCATCTGAATATTGTCAAAAAGGTACTTAGATTGAACCAAATCAAGCTGCCAATAACATACTCACTAGTCACTATAAAGAAAATCAACACCAATACTACCAAAAAAATCAATACCAATAACAAAGTCACCATAAAGAAGATGCTCGAGGCGCATTTTTCACATCCTTGTTCAGTATCTTTCCTTGTTCGCTCCAGAATAGCTTTACACAACCTTTACACATACTTTCTCCCAAACTTTCGAAACGAGATAAGCTAAAACTACGGTGGAAACTGGACACTGAGATATATCTCCATGACTCCATCCAATGATATCTACAGAGTTGCAGTCCGACGAGAAGCAAGGAGGAGGTATCCTGGCGAATTCTCCCGCAAGAAAAAGGCCCAGAGAgtacatttcaaaaaaaaagaaaagaaaaaggcccAGAGAGCAGCACTGACAGTTTTGACACTTGCACTATCCTTTTATGAAAAGTCTGCAccgaagggaaaaaaaagccCAAGATTAGGACACAGGCTAATGCAGGGTGCTCCCACATCACCTACAACAGTCAACCATCGCAGGGTGCCCACCAATAGACAACAGGCATATCTGCTATGATGCGCTCACATAACACGTTGCAGCATTCTAAAACATGCAGCGGTCTCCAAGCTAATATTCAGGAAGGCACTCACATGGAACAAACAAAGAAGACAATCACAGCTCACTGTAATTCCGCCATACTGCTCGAAATTCCTCCCTGAATGTGTTCAAACGTGCTTTCAGATTAGGCGTTCTGAAGCTGGCATGAAGCAAGGTTGCTGCAAGGCAGAAATTCAGCTGTCAGGCACATCGTGGTGTATACaatttacttcaaaattctaaACATCTAGTTGGGCTTACCAAGCAGACCAATAAGTAGGGCCCACAAAACCGTGAGGAGGCTGCATGAAGTCAACCAGAGCATGCAGCTAACTGAAACATGCAGTTGATATTTGATTTTTTCTTGTCTGTCGTGACTGAAAATTTTCTAATCTAGGGTGAAGAATGTTAGGTATGGAGGAAGCTGTGCCTATGCTACCAACCTGCGGAAAACAACAGGACAAGGACCCACCGAGGTCGACCACAGATATGAATTGATCTTCTTTTACTTGGTCGGCCTCGGATGACAGGCCTGAAATTGTCATTTCTAGCATTAGCATATCTTCCAGAGATTCAGGACAAAACAAGAATATCAAAGAGTTATTGGAGGGGGGAAAACAAGATCCTCACGTTGTGGGTGGCCTCATCTTTGCAGCTAAGTGTGGTGAAAATTGTCTGACACTCCTTGTGACTTTCTCATTGAAAGTAACCGCAAAACTGCAATCTCAGACATGAGAATTATCATTGTTCTCAGTGATGAGAGCATTCTATATGGAGGGGAAAATAAATAATTTATAACAGAAAAAACACAATTGGACAAAACGAGGGAGCTGTCGGTTAATAACAATGAGCACTTTATCGGAAGTAAATGTTACGGATAACCTAATCCTATTTCATCTGTCAATAATAAAagatgcttaatagattcaaaAGGAAAGACGTTGATAACACTTATGCTCTTTTTAGTTGGAATGGAAGGGAATGAACAGAAGTACTCATTAATCACTAAAACAGAAGTACTTATAAGTGAAGAGAAGAACCACGAATGCTGTACCAGCATATCAATAAACTAAACAGTTCTGTTAAGTAAAACAAAATGGTGTAATAATTAATCCGGACCATCAGAGGCTCTAGCCATCTAAAGTTATTAAGTGTGCAGTAGAATCAAAGCCATATTCAACAATTATATTATCATGATCATTGGAGAATGAAGCTGTATGAAAGTTTGTATTTGAACCAGGAATCCGGTACCAAAAGAGTGAAAGTTATCAGAAAAT
This window encodes:
- the LOC101773952 gene encoding NADPH-dependent aldo-keto reductase, chloroplastic, with amino-acid sequence MAAYFTLNTGARIPSVGLGTYKAGPGVVGDAIAAAVKAGYRHIDCASLYNNEKEIGVALKKVFADGVVKREDLFVTSKIWCSDLAPEDVSLAIDSTLNDLQLDYLDLYLIHWPFQIKKGSEISRENFIQFDMPKTWQAMEKLYDFGKARAVGVSNFTTKKLADLLALARVPPAVNQVECHPGWQQAKLRSFCHSTGVHFSAYAPLGRMKVVANNPVVTSIAESLGKTPAQVALRWGIQQGQSVLPKSANESRLKENIDLFGWSIPEELCAKFSEIEQVKQIRNDSFVHPQGMYKTIEELWDGEI
- the LOC101774346 gene encoding Bowman-Birk type trypsin inhibitor: MSRPQVLLVALAVLAVLATLPLCKGSEEEEGGAAFAMDTNARAWPCCDKCGLCLLMYPPQCNCMDFSERGCHPACRKCVRYTADGSSISQEPPVYRCADLLTNFCQRRCTPATVVA
- the LOC101774750 gene encoding PRA1 family protein A1, whose translation is MDWSSVTAEDLVDALREVDWSTPPRPVSEFFSRFTAPRSYSKWTSRLKCNLYYYRTNYFILVMFILGMGFLRKPVAILAALATGLSIAFLNDSFAVTFNEKVTRSVRQFSPHLAAKMRPPTTPVIRGRPSKRRSIHICGRPRWVLVLLFSAVSCMLWLTSCSLLTVLWALLIGLLATLLHASFRTPNLKARLNTFREEFRAVWRNYSEL